CTTGTGCGCCACCTGGGCCGAAGGAGAAGCTCCCCGGGATCAGGTTGGGAATGGACTTATCCTTGGAGTCCTGGGACAGCAGTACGGTGTTCTGCAGGAAAATCGACATGCCGATGGCGGAAATCAGCGGGATCAAACGGTTGCTGCCACGCAAGGGACGGTAGGCAACCCGCTCGATACTGTAGCCATACGCACTGGTCACGACGATCGATGCAAGGAACGCAGCGGTCATCAACAGCGGCAGGGAATGGATACCCAGCATGGCCAGCCCGGCAAGGGCGATGAAGGCCACGTAGGAACCAATCATGTACACCTCGCCATGGGCGAAGTTAATCATTCCAATGATGCCGTAAACCATTGTGTAGCCAATGGCTATCAAGGCATAGGTGCTGCCAACGGTCATGCCGTTAACCAGCGTTTGGAAAAAATGATAGATCTCAGGCATTACAGCGCTCCTAAAAACCCGATACGCATTTCACTGGTGGAGTCATGTTCCGGCCCTGCGCTGTGTTCTATGAGCACATTTGCGCAAAGCGTTTGCCAGCGAACCGCTGGTGACGGTTTTAAGATTTTCAGGTGAGCCAGCCCCCGGATCGCGGGTGTCAGGCCCATAAACCTCCTAAAACAAAGCCCACTGCTTTCACAGTGGGCTTGTTGGACCAGTAACGCCTGGCTTACTGAGGGGAAACTTCGGTTTTTGGTTTACCGAAGTGCCATTCGTAGACCACGAACTTGAAGTCCTTCAGGTCGCCCTTGGCGTCAAAGCTCAGGTCGCCGGTAGGGGTCTTGAAGGTGCCAGCGTGGATGGCAGCCGCCACTTTGGCGGTGTCTTCAGACTTCGCCGCAGCGATACCGCCGGCGATGACTTCAACTGCCGAGTAGGCCGGGAACACGAACGGACCGGTTGGGTCCTGCTTGTTCTTGGTGAACTCTTCAACGATTGCCTTGTTGGCAGGGTCGGTGTCGAACGACTTCGGCAGGGTAACCAGCAGGCCTTCGGAAGCGCCCTGGGCGATTTGCGAGATGGAGTCGTTACCGACGCCCTCTGGGCCCATGAACTTGGCGTTCACGCCTTTTTCCTTGGCTTGGCGCAGGATCAGGCCCAGCTCAGGGTGGTAGCCGCCGTAGTAAACGAAGTCGACGTTGGCTTGCTTGAGCTTCTGGATCAGCGAGCCGAAGTCTTTGTCGCCAGCGTTGATGCCTTCGAAGAGGGCGACTTTCACGCCTTTCTTCTCGAGGGTCTGTTTAACGGCAGTGGCGATGCCTTCACCGTATTGCTGTTTGTCGTGAATAACGGCAACAACTTTTGGCTTCACGTGGTCGGCGATGTAGTTGCCGGCCGCTGGGCCTTGAGCGCTGTCCAGGCCGATGGTACGGAACACCAGTTTGTAACCACGGGAAGTGATTTCCGGGCTGGTGGCCGCAGGGGTAATCATGATCACGCCTTCGTCTTCATAGATGTCGGACGCTGGCTGAGTGGAGCTGGAGCAGAGGTGACCGACCACGAACTTGACGCCGTCGTTGACCACTTTGTTCGCTACGGCAACGGCTTGTTTAGGATCGCAAGCGTCGTCGTATTCTTTCGCTTCAAGCATTTTACCGTCGACGCCGCCCTTGGCGTTGATGTCGGCGATTGCCTGCTTGGCACCCATGAATTGCATGTCGCCGTATTGCGTCACAGGACCTGTCTTAGGCCCGGCGATACCGATCTTGATGGTGTCGGCTGCGAACGTATGGCCGGCAACCCCAGCCAGGACCATAGCGGCAAACAGTTTGGAAATCTGCTTAGTAGCCTTATTCATAGTGCTCCACTCTTACTGTTGTATTTTTTATAGTTCTAGCGGCCTTGTGAGCTGCAGAACCGGATCAGATATCTCGGATATCCCCCCGGCATGCCCTGGCAACTGTACCGGTACAGTGTAGAGCGCCGGTTGATCGCTTGAAAAGCTGGCTGCTGGGGGCAAAACCCGGGGGTGTCGCTTAAATGAAAGAAAAAGACAGAATTGCGGCGGGGTGATGCCAGAGTTTCGGGCAATCCTTGGCTTTCCTGACACTTTCGATCGTTGACTCATTTGCAACTGGGTTTTTCTGCCTGGCTCACGACGTTATGATTGCGCCGATTTTTTCTTCAGGTGAATTCCCATGACGCAAGAACCTAGCACCCTCTATGCCAAGCTGCTCGGTGAAACCGCCGAAATATCCTGGAAGGAGCTTGAGCCGTTCTTCGCCAAGGGTGCCCTATTGTGGGTCGACGCCGGCCTGGATTTGATCGAAGCGGCCGAGGGAATGGCCGAGGATAACCGCGACAAAGTCGCTGCATGGCTGGCTGCGGGGAGCCTTGGCGAGGTGTCTGCAACGCGGGCATTGGACTTGGTTGAGCGTGATCCGAGCTTGTGGGCAGTGGTGGTTTCACCGTGGATCCTGATCCAGGAAAGGGCAGCGTAAGAAGCGCATGCACGAAACTGGTGCGTGATTTTAGTCGGCGCAAGTGTGTAGCGGAGTAACCGCTGGCGCCGTGATGGCACCTTGCCGTAGAGAAAGGTCACAGGTGAGGGTGACGTGCGCGTCACGGGAACAGTTTGGCGCGGGGCTGAAGGCTCGGGGAATTGTTTCTGGGTGTGGCAAAGATGCAGGTATGCAGTGGCTGACAGGCCGCTATCGCAGGCAAGCCAGCTCCCACATTTGATCGGGGTCCACCGTTCGAATGTGGGAGCTGGCTTGCCTGCGATGGCCGCGACGCGGTTTAAGCCGTCTTGCCGGTATGGTTATTCAACGAAATCACCTTGGTCTTGCCAATCCGATGACGATAAATCTCTCGCAGATACTTGATCGCTTTCTTCACACAATCCCGTGACAGGCGAATATCGTTAATCGACACAAACTTCTCCTTGTCGTTGATCAGCTCGCGATACTTCTTCTCGTACATCGGCTTGATCGCATACCAGTTGGTATCCAGGATCTTCGCCGGGTTCTCGAACTCATTGAGCAGCTCATCAATCCGGCCTTCGTCAAAATCCTCATGGATGATGAAATCCAGAATCGAATTATCCAGCGTGTCATCAAACCGGTACGGGTTGCGCGCAAAGCAGCGTTTGATAAACGCCACGATCAACGTGAGGAAATCATCCGACAAGCACGGGCTCTTGGCGATCAAGGTGGTCAGCGACAAGTTGGCCGACGCGCCGATCACCAACGCATAGCGCTT
The sequence above is a segment of the Pseudomonas sp. R76 genome. Coding sequences within it:
- a CDS encoding branched-chain amino acid ABC transporter substrate-binding protein, with the protein product MNKATKQISKLFAAMVLAGVAGHTFAADTIKIGIAGPKTGPVTQYGDMQFMGAKQAIADINAKGGVDGKMLEAKEYDDACDPKQAVAVANKVVNDGVKFVVGHLCSSSTQPASDIYEDEGVIMITPAATSPEITSRGYKLVFRTIGLDSAQGPAAGNYIADHVKPKVVAVIHDKQQYGEGIATAVKQTLEKKGVKVALFEGINAGDKDFGSLIQKLKQANVDFVYYGGYHPELGLILRQAKEKGVNAKFMGPEGVGNDSISQIAQGASEGLLVTLPKSFDTDPANKAIVEEFTKNKQDPTGPFVFPAYSAVEVIAGGIAAAKSEDTAKVAAAIHAGTFKTPTGDLSFDAKGDLKDFKFVVYEWHFGKPKTEVSPQ
- a CDS encoding DUF2288 domain-containing protein, whose product is MTQEPSTLYAKLLGETAEISWKELEPFFAKGALLWVDAGLDLIEAAEGMAEDNRDKVAAWLAAGSLGEVSATRALDLVERDPSLWAVVVSPWILIQERAA